GGCCTTCCGGGCAGATCGACCACCTCTACAGAGGCGAGCAGACGATCATAGAGGGCTGCCAGCTCTCGTCGCCGCTGGTTGAAGGTATCGAGTTTGGCTAACTGGTGGATACCCAGAGATGCCTGGAGATCGGTCATGTTGTACTTGTAGCCCGGCATCAATACGTCGTAGTGAGAAACACCACTGCGGCGATACCGTTGCCATGCCTCCCCGCCGAGACCGTGAAACTTCAGGATGCGGACCTTCTCGGCCAGGTCGTCGTCGTCTGTGACAAACATCCCGCCTTCGGCTGTGGTGATGTTCTTTATGGGGTGGAAACTGAACACCCCTCCGTCTCCAATGGCACCTATATGGCGGCCCTTGTAACGGGTCCCAAGGCCGTGGGCCGCGTCCTCGAGGACCTTGACGTTGTGTTTCTCCGCCACTTCCAGGACTGCATCCATATCGGCCGGGGCTCCGGCAAAATGGACGGGGAGAATCAGGGCCGTCCTGTCGGTGATCCGCTCCTCGAGCCTCCGGGTGTCCATCATGAGGGTCTCGGGTTCCACATCGACGAGAACCGGGAGGGCTCCGAGAAGGACTATCTGGTTGACAGTAGCGGCGAATGTCATGGGGGAGGTGATCACCTCATCCCCCGGACCGATTCCCATGGCCATCAAACCGATGTGGAGCCCCCCTGTTGCAGAGGCAAGGGCCACGGCGTGTTTGCAGCCCACATAGGCCCTGAAGGCCTCCTCGAATCTCCGGGCCTTGAGGCCGGTCGTGATCCAGCCCGATTTGAGGGTATCGATCACCTCTTCTATTTCTTCAGGGCCGATTGAAGGTCTTGAGAAGGGTAGGAATCCTCGGTCTCTCATCGTGGCT
This genomic interval from Deltaproteobacteria bacterium contains the following:
- a CDS encoding DegT/DnrJ/EryC1/StrS family aminotransferase codes for the protein MRDRGFLPFSRPSIGPEEIEEVIDTLKSGWITTGLKARRFEEAFRAYVGCKHAVALASATGGLHIGLMAMGIGPGDEVITSPMTFAATVNQIVLLGALPVLVDVEPETLMMDTRRLEERITDRTALILPVHFAGAPADMDAVLEVAEKHNVKVLEDAAHGLGTRYKGRHIGAIGDGGVFSFHPIKNITTAEGGMFVTDDDDLAEKVRILKFHGLGGEAWQRYRRSGVSHYDVLMPGYKYNMTDLQASLGIHQLAKLDTFNQRRRELAALYDRLLASVEVVDLPGRPSYDHRHGWHLYVVRLRTERLTIDRDRFMEELKARNIGTGFHFKAVHLHDYYKRTLGYGRGSFPVAEDASERIMSLPLFPDMTEEDVRDVVSAIQDVVRTYGRRDRPGAPGGP